The sequence CTCCTCTATCTCTGTATCCAGATCCGTAGTGACGAATCCAACTCGTTCCGCTTTTGTTACTATCGGGTGTATCCCTTCTATTTTATCCCCCTCCTCTAAACTTGAGATAATGCTCCTCCCGCGTGTCAACTTCCCTATTATAGCATCGGCACCGGTACCATAAGCAGCTTTGTGCTCACGTTTACTTATCATAAGGTAAGTCAAGTTCGGATCGAAGCCGCCAAAACCGAGGAAAACATCCCATTTCTTATAGCTGTGCTCGGCTCTTTCCACACTTAAATCTGTCTGTATCGGTCCAATAGCAGTTACATCGTCGGTCTTCCAGGCTATTACGCCATTGTTAAACCTCTTATAACCGCTGAGAAATAAAGACAATGCCTCACTTTTACTTTTACTCTCACTCTCCCCTTCACCTTCGCCCTCTCTGAACATTTTTATCCTCGCTTCACCACGCTCCGTCTTCACTGCAAACTCATTCTTCAACTCCTTCTCTTCCTTCTCTGAGACCACAGCTATTGTACAACCCTGCCGGTATAAACCCTTCAGTTCTTCAATTATGTCTCCCAGCGTCTTACTTTCAACATCTTGTGTTTCGCCATTAAATTTAATTTTCATGGTGTTTATTTTAAACCTCGATTTTTTTAAAGTTTTTTCTTTTTATATTTATCACAGGGCAATAAAAATTTATCTGCAATGGAAGTGAAATTGCTCAGGGTGACAGAAGAAGGATTGGCTCTGGTTGCGGATGCAGCACGGGTAAGTGGTTTCCCTTCGATGCAGGATATGGAAGCGATGGTAAAGCTGATTACAGATAATGATTATTCCTCCGTCCTTGAACACATCTGCTTCACATTCGATATTGAGGGTATAAGTGTGGCACTCAGTAGAGAGCTGTTAGAGCACAGGATTGCATCACATACCGCAAGAAGCACGAGATATAATGGAGAAGAGGAGTTTGAGTATTATATTCCCGGGAGACTGAGCAGCAACGAGGAAGCGATGAGGATTTACAGGGAAGGGATGAAGAGCGCAAATGAGGCATACGTCCGGCTGAGAGGGCTTGGCATCGGCAAAGAAGAGGCGAGATACGTATTGCCAATGGCTTTACATACCCATTATATAGTTACCATGAACGTTCGCAGCCTGATAAACTTCTTCATGCTTCGCCTCTGCGTACGCGCATCGCCAGAGATGAGAGAACTCGCAATGCGTATGTATAAAATATGTGTACGTGAATATCCCGTCATATTTTCAAGCATATGGTGTCGTGGATTCACATTGGGCGTGTGCCCGGAGAATAAAGCAAGACCAGCGGAATGTCCATTTAGTGGTATAATATCCAATAAACAAGTTGTGAAACGCGAATTTGAGGCGGAAGCGAGGCGAATAATAGAGAAAGAACTGGCTAAAAGTACTTAATCAGTCAATTCCCCCCTTACCCCAATTCTTACCCTTACCATTTACTCATTATATCTATTCGTGATAGGCATTCGCCTGCCTGTGCCAAAGGCTTTTGGCGTTATCTTTATACCTATTGGTGCCTGTTGTCGCTTGTATTCGTTATGGTCTACCTTCCATATAACCTCACTGACCACTTCTGCATCGAAACCCATCTCGATTATCTCCTCTTTGCTCTTGTTCTCTTCTATATATGCATGCAATATCGGATCCAGCACCTCATAGGGCGGTAACGAATCGGTATCCTTCTGCCCAGCCCGCAATTCCGCTGAAGGCGCTTTAACTATGATGCTGTGTGGGATAACCTCCGCTCCCTTGAGTGTGTTATAGTATTCTGCAAGCTTATACACAGTGGTCTTGGGCACATCCGAGATGGCAGCCAGACCGCCGCTCATATCACCATAAAGCGTACAATAGCCAACAGCGAGTTCTGATTTGTTGCCGGTGGAGAGAACGAGGTATCCAAACTTGTTCGATAGTGCCATCAAGATATTTCCGCGAATCCTCGCCTGGATATTCTCTTCTGTCACATCGGGCGTGGTATCTTTGAACTCCTTTGATAGCATCCTCGTATATGCATTCACCGCCTCAACAATGGGAATAACCTTGAACTCTATACCAAGGTTCTCAGCCAATCTCTTCGCATCTTCTATACTGCTTGAGGAAGTGATTGCACTGGGCATCGCTACTCCAACGACATTATGCGCACCCAGAGCCTCTGTTGCCAGAACGGTAGTAAGAGCGGAGTCTATGCCACCGCTTAGCCCGATGACAACCTTTCTGAAACCGTTCTTCCGGACATAATCCTTTATGCCCAGTAGCAAGGCATTAAAGATCTCTTCTATCTCTGTCATCTCTGCCCTATCGGCTTCATCTGGGGGCGTTATCGGAGCGCTATCGAGAGTGGATGTAATAAAACACTCCTTAAATTGTTCTCCTTCCGCAATTAGCGCGCCTTTGTCATTAAATATACCGCTTCTGCCATCAAATACCAGTTCATCCTGACCACCAACCAAATTCACGTATGCAATAGGGACCTTATTCGCCCGCGCTCGCATTGCTATCAGTTCCCTTCTCAGTCTGCTCTTGCCCGCATAGAAAGGTGATGCGGAGATGTTCACAATGAGTTCAGCACCGAGTTCCACCTGCTTCTCCGTGGGTCCATGTCCATCCACCCAGATGTCCTCACGTATATTTATACCAAGCTTGAGGTTGTGCCTGGACTTATCCAAGTTGAATACGCGATTCTCGGTTCCGGGCTTGAAATATCTTTTCTCGTCAAATACATCGTAGTTCGGGAGGTGCATCTTGTGCTGTATGCCTATCAGTTTCCTATCATGGAGTAATGCGGCAGAATTATACAGAGTCTTCTTTGGTAAAGCAGATATATCGTAGATATTACTTATGAAGGGGGCATCGGAGTGGTCAACAAAACCGAGAATAACCGCAATATCTGCTGTTTCACTTAGTATTTGAGCTAAAGCTCTTCTATTCGCCTCGATGAATGAGGGTTTCAATAATAAATCTTTTGGTGGGTACCCGGTAATCACCAGTTCGGGGAATACCACCAGATCCACACCACTATCACGTGCTTTTTTGATATATTCAATTATCTTTGCTGTGTTACCATCTATGTCACCGACGGTGGGATTTACCTGTGCAAGTGCTATCCGGATCAAGTTAGCTCCCACTATATCTATAATAAGTGTAATACATTAACATGTTGATAGGAGATGGACAATAAGGAAGAGGTAAGATGTGACAAATGTGGGAAGACTATCTCTGGCGATATCTATGAGTTCAAAGGTATGAAGCTGTGTGAGGATTGCTATATGGATGAGGTGATAGCTTCACAGCCGAAGAGATGTGCTATGCGATAAGTCCTCAAGATATTTCATCTTATAATCCCCACGCTTCCTGCTCCATAGCTAAGAAAGCTTGCAGTTCTTCCGCGGTCATCACCGTTGTCTTCACTTCTACCTTTGCTCCCATCTCCTCTACCGGTTCCCGCACACTCTCTACAAGCAGTTCGCGAATGGGAATACCAGGGAACGGAAATGCCAGCGTAATGATGATTTTATCGTCTTCAACGGTTATATCCTTCAGTATCCCCAGCTCCATCAGCGTGCGATCTATAGCAGGATGCCTCACCTGCGCCACCGCATTACGAACTTTCTCTTCTGATATCTCGCCCATCTCTCTCTTTAATCTTTAAGGATATATGATATTATACGCCCAGGTCGGGATTTGAACCCGAGTCCGAGCCTCGACAGGGCTCAATGATAGGCCACTACACCACCCGGGCTTAGGCTTATATTGCTTATTTATTGTACTGTTATATTTTAAAGGTTACTAAGTTATACAATAAAAGATAGTAATCAAAGAAGGTGAAAAAAGGATGGCAACAAGGGGAAAGAAAGCAGCAGAGAAGGTAAAAGTATTGATGGGCAGGACTGAGCGGATAAGAAATATCGGTATCATTGCACATATAGACCATGGTAAGACCACGTTGACCGATAACCTCCTCGCGGGTGCGGGTATAATATCAAAGGAACTGGCGGGTGAGCAACTCTTCACCGATTTCTATTACCTGGAACAGGAGAGAGGGATAACCATATTCGCAGCAAATGTGTCCATGGTTTATAACTATATGGGTGATGATTACCTCATAAACCTTATAGATACACCAGGGCATGTTGATTTTGGTGGTGATGTGACGAGAGCACTGCGAGCAGTTGATGGTGCGGTGGTGGTTGTTGATGCAGTAGAAGGCGCCATGCCTCAGACTGAGACGGTGTTAAGACAGGCGATGAAGGAGAACGTGAAGCCTGTTCTTTTCATTAACAAGGTTGACAGGATGATAAATGAGTTGAAGGTAGATGCAAGAGAGATGCAGGTCAGACTTGCTAAGATAATAGACAAGATAAATAAGCTGATTCAAGGCATGAAAAAGGATAAATACGAGGAATGGAAGCTGGATGCAGCGAAAGGGAATGTTGCCTTCGGATCCGCGTTATATAATTGGGCTATTAGCGTGCCAACGATGGAAAAGACCAGAATTGGTTTCAAAGAGGTGTTTGAATACTGCAAAGCGGGCAATATGAAGGAGCTGGCATTGAAGTGCCCTGCGTATGAAGCAGTTCTTGATATGGTAACAGAGCATCTGCCCAATCCACTGGTGGCACAGAAGTATCGGGTGCCCGTGATATGGCATGGTGATGTCACATCAGCGATAGGGCAGAGCATGATAAACTGTGATAAAGAGGGTGAAGTTACTTTTATGGTCACCAGTATCACGGTGGACCCACACGCGGGGGAAGTAGCCACCGGGCGGTTATTCAGTGGTAGTATAGAAAAGGGCAAGGAGTTACTCATCTCTGGTGTTTATAAGAAAAATCGAGTACACCAGGTGAGTATATACATGGGTCAGGAGCGAGTAGAGGTGGATAGTGTTCCTGCGGGCAATATAGCGGCACTGGTGGGCATAAAGGATGCTGTTGTTGGCTCCACGCTCTCCACTGTGGAGATGGTGCCATTTGAGAGCATAAAACATTACAGCGAGCCTGTTGTCACGGTTGCGGTAGAGGCGAAGAGCACAAAGGATTTACCAAAGTTGATAGAGGTGCTGAGGAAGATAGCGAAGGAAGACCCGATGGTAAGAGTGGAGATAAATGAGGAGACTGGTGAGCACCTGATCTCAGGGATGGGAGAGTTGCATCTGGAGATAATAACCAATCGGATAAATCATGATGAGAACATCCCGATAGTAGTATCGCCACCAATCGTCGTCTATCGCGAGACGGTGCAGGAGCATGCGGGGCCGGTCGAGGGCAAATCGCCGAACAGGCATAACAAGTTCTATTTTGAGGTAGAGCCATTAGGTGCGGAGGTGGTGGAGAAGATAAAGACAGAGGGTATAACGGTGGGCAAGGACAGGGTATGGCTGCGTGATAAGCTGGTTGAAGCAGGTATAGGGAAGGAAGAGGCGAAGAATGTCGTTGAGATCTTTGAGGGCAATCTGTTAATAGATATGACAAAGGGGATTCAATATCTGCGAGAGACTATGGAATTGATTCGCGATGGGTTCAGGGATGTGATGAATAATGGACCATTAGCGCATGAGAAGTGCATGGGTGTGAAGGTGAAGTTAATAGATGTGAAGCTGCATGAGGATTCGATACATAGGGGTCCGGCGCAGGTGATTCCCGCGGTGAGAAATGCTTTGCTCGGTGCT is a genomic window of Methanophagales archaeon containing:
- a CDS encoding elongation factor EF-2, translated to MATRGKKAAEKVKVLMGRTERIRNIGIIAHIDHGKTTLTDNLLAGAGIISKELAGEQLFTDFYYLEQERGITIFAANVSMVYNYMGDDYLINLIDTPGHVDFGGDVTRALRAVDGAVVVVDAVEGAMPQTETVLRQAMKENVKPVLFINKVDRMINELKVDAREMQVRLAKIIDKINKLIQGMKKDKYEEWKLDAAKGNVAFGSALYNWAISVPTMEKTRIGFKEVFEYCKAGNMKELALKCPAYEAVLDMVTEHLPNPLVAQKYRVPVIWHGDVTSAIGQSMINCDKEGEVTFMVTSITVDPHAGEVATGRLFSGSIEKGKELLISGVYKKNRVHQVSIYMGQERVEVDSVPAGNIAALVGIKDAVVGSTLSTVEMVPFESIKHYSEPVVTVAVEAKSTKDLPKLIEVLRKIAKEDPMVRVEINEETGEHLISGMGELHLEIITNRINHDENIPIVVSPPIVVYRETVQEHAGPVEGKSPNRHNKFYFEVEPLGAEVVEKIKTEGITVGKDRVWLRDKLVEAGIGKEEAKNVVEIFEGNLLIDMTKGIQYLRETMELIRDGFRDVMNNGPLAHEKCMGVKVKLIDVKLHEDSIHRGPAQVIPAVRNALLGAMLLGKATFLEPMVEVFINIPQNLLGNVTRELQSRRGQILDMQTEGEMVSVRAEAPVAEMFGFAGDIRSATEGRALWSTEFAGFKPIPQAIFVEKVMEVRKRKGLKPEMPKSSDFLS
- a CDS encoding NAD+ synthase, whose protein sequence is MIRIALAQVNPTVGDIDGNTAKIIEYIKKARDSGVDLVVFPELVITGYPPKDLLLKPSFIEANRRALAQILSETADIAVILGFVDHSDAPFISNIYDISALPKKTLYNSAALLHDRKLIGIQHKMHLPNYDVFDEKRYFKPGTENRVFNLDKSRHNLKLGINIREDIWVDGHGPTEKQVELGAELIVNISASPFYAGKSRLRRELIAMRARANKVPIAYVNLVGGQDELVFDGRSGIFNDKGALIAEGEQFKECFITSTLDSAPITPPDEADRAEMTEIEEIFNALLLGIKDYVRKNGFRKVVIGLSGGIDSALTTVLATEALGAHNVVGVAMPSAITSSSSIEDAKRLAENLGIEFKVIPIVEAVNAYTRMLSKEFKDTTPDVTEENIQARIRGNILMALSNKFGYLVLSTGNKSELAVGYCTLYGDMSGGLAAISDVPKTTVYKLAEYYNTLKGAEVIPHSIIVKAPSAELRAGQKDTDSLPPYEVLDPILHAYIEENKSKEEIIEMGFDAEVVSEVIWKVDHNEYKRQQAPIGIKITPKAFGTGRRMPITNRYNE
- a CDS encoding DUF59 domain-containing protein; translated protein: MGEISEEKVRNAVAQVRHPAIDRTLMELGILKDITVEDDKIIITLAFPFPGIPIRELLVESVREPVEEMGAKVEVKTTVMTAEELQAFLAMEQEAWGL
- the thyX gene encoding FAD-dependent thymidylate synthase, which gives rise to MEVKLLRVTEEGLALVADAARVSGFPSMQDMEAMVKLITDNDYSSVLEHICFTFDIEGISVALSRELLEHRIASHTARSTRYNGEEEFEYYIPGRLSSNEEAMRIYREGMKSANEAYVRLRGLGIGKEEARYVLPMALHTHYIVTMNVRSLINFFMLRLCVRASPEMRELAMRMYKICVREYPVIFSSIWCRGFTLGVCPENKARPAECPFSGIISNKQVVKREFEAEARRIIEKELAKST